The Paenibacillus swuensis genome contains the following window.
TGAAATAGGCCAGCTGTCTGGAAACCCTGCGAATTCTGTTCAACAGTTGAATCGGCGTGATGCGAAACCTGGACAGCTTCCGTTTCTTTTTGGGTTTTCTTTGGCAACCGTGAATGACGACCTGTTTACCGCGTGTGCCCTTCTTTAACTTCAACGTTCTCATTTCGCACCCCACCCTTTCTTGCTAGTTGGTTTACTGATAGTTGGTTAATCATGACGAACAATGCGTATCGGGCCCGGTTAATCCAAGAATTTCGGAACGCCATCCTTTGCCTTTGACGCACCTTAACTTCATGATTATCCGCTAATGCTCTGGCCACCGTGTCCGGCGCGTTGGTTACATTCGTAATATAGGCTAAATTTCCAAACTTCCGCAGCTCCGGCATATCCGAGGCGATCACGGGCTTTCCAGCGGAACTATACTCATAAAACTTCACCGGATCACAGCCTTCGATCATCGGAGTCAAACGAAAAGGAATCAAGGCGGCATCGAACCAGCTTAAGTAGCCGGGTAACTCCTCGTATGATTTCATCTCCAGTTTGGTCACCCGAGGGTGCTTCACTTCCAGGTCATAGAGCCGGTTCGCTCCGATTAACACAACAGGATAACGTTCCGCTACGGCGTAAACCATCTCCAGATCCATCCAGCTGGTCACCGCTCCGTAATATCCGATTAAAGGCTCATCCTTGGTTTGAGGTAAGTCAGAAGGTCGTGACAGTCGCTGGGCCGCGCTTTTGAAATGCTCATAATCAGCCGCATTCGGTAACAACACCGTTCGAATTCCGCGGGAAGCATGCTCGTTATAGATTGCCTGCGCCGAGGCAAAGGTAATCGCCGTTTTCCGTTCCATAACGGGTACGAGTTGATGCCAAGCCGAAAATTCATCCGCCGCCAGATCACAAGAATCAAACACCGCCAGATCATGATCATTGGAGTCGATAAACCACCCTTGATTTACCGCGCACCAGAACACCACCTTACCTCGAATGTAAGGTTTATAGTCTACACTGCGATGAATGACCCTGAAGTCAGGAAGCTCCGGATAAGGCTGGATGACCGGTTCATGCTGGGGAAACAGATCCGCCGGATTAATGAACACGACGTTGGCACCGGCTTGGGCAAAAGCTTTCATCATCTGATGCGGCCTTTGATGCATAAACTGATAGTCAATGGCTGGCGGGTAGATGATGGTGATCTCCGTCTTCATGGCTTCTCACCTATCCGTATATTTTTCTGTAACCGAGACTTTATCACAGTATGTATAGGCCTTAGCGGTTGATTGTGTATCTACCTAGTTTGTCATCCGATTTCCTGTACCGACATAAGCTGATAACGGATGAAAGGAGGGATGAAAGTTGAGGATTCTCTTTCTGAATTGGGCTCCCATCATCACATTCGGGCTTGCTGCAGGGTTTCAACAACTCGGACACGAGGTTGAGATTCTACGCCCGGAAGAAGATTCCACGGAAGGTATGCTGCATCGTATTGCGGCGTGCAAGCCTGATGTGCTCCTGACTGAAGGCGGCGTGGGCCGGGAAGATGTCATCTTTCCCGTTCTGGAACAGAGCGGCATTTCCCACGTGTACTGGGGCATCGAAGACCCTGTCGCCTATAATCTGTCATTGGCGTACGGGAAGCGGTCTGTGTTAACCTTGACGACCCATCGCGAGTGGCTGCAGGAGATTTATGAGCCTGCCGGTGTGGAGGCGATTTGTATCCCTTTTGCCTGTAATCCGGCGTTTCATAGAAAGGGTTTGTTGCGCCCTGAATTTCACCATGAGCTTGTGTTCGTAGGCAATAATTACGAGAATCATCCCCATCGGATTGAAGGTCATCGAATCTTGTTTGATGCTTGTCTACAGGCTGATTTACCGCTCGTGTTCTACGGCGATGACAACTGGGTGAACGGAAAACTGGGGTACCAGGTGCCGCCGAACGCTTACAAAGGATATTTCGGTTATCTGGATTGGCCCGATTTATGCGCTTCATCCGCTTTCATTCTGGGCGTGCACAGCATTGGCAACTCGTCTACGATGCAGTCGATGCGTACGTTCGAAGTGTTGGGCTGCGGCGGATTTTTCCTTACACAACATACCCCTGCTATTGAGCACATGTTCGAGAATCATAAACATCTGGTGTGGACTCAGAGTCCCGAGGAAACGGTCGAGTTGGTTCGCTATTACCAGGCCAGACCAGACGCCATGAAACGGATTCGTACGGAGGGGCAAAATCACGCTTATGCCAACCATACGTACAGGCATCGGGCGGAGGATATTGTGGCGCGGTTGGGAGCATTAACGGGGTTGAGGTAATGTAAGGCGTGGCGGGGCAATAGCATGGTTAACGCAGCTTTGCGACGTTGAATGCTTGGAGGGCGGCAGGTGAAAGTGGCTTAGATTTGTGGAAGCGGAGGTATAAAGCACGGGAAGGTGGGAGTGTAGCGCATGGGAACTGAGGATAGCCGATTTTTTAAGGTTTCGGATCCGCATTCGGATGAAGTGCTGTTTCGGATTCCCCACTATTGGTGGAGCCGACTCTATGAATATGAATGGGCCAAAAACTTTGTCAGGCCTGGGGATGTCGTGCTGGATGCCGCTTGCGGGATCGATCATCCGTTTAAGTTTTACCTTACCACGGTCACGGATCAGGTGTATGCCTGTGATATCGATCCTCGGATTGTGATGCCGGAACAGGTTATTGAGAGCATGAGGGGGAGCTTCTTCGGGGCTGAAGCGGCGGAGGTTGTTCGGAATCAGTATGTGGATCGGGTACAATTCGCCCATGCGGATTTGACGCGGCTGCCGTATGCGGATGCTTCCTTTGACCGGGTTTTCTGTATCTCGGTGCTGGAAGAAATGCCTGCTCAAGCCTGCCTTTCCGCGCTTAAGGAATTTCGGAGAGTGCTGCGGCCGGACGGACTTGTCGTGCTGACATTCGATTACCCCAATATCGACCTGGCCTTGTTGCGCGAGCAGTTGGAGGAAGCCGATCTGGCTGTCGCCGGCCCGGTTGACTGGGAGCTGCCGGAGGATGCGCTGTACACCGAGATGTGGGGCGGGTTGTATTGCTTCCGTGCTTTGTTGAAACGAAAATAGCTTAAATCGCTGTGCTAATATTTAATTCTTCGCAAGTCTTTCAAGCACTTCACGGTGACGTTTCATAACCTCCATTGCCGCTTGGCTTACGGCTTCCTTGGAAGGGATAATACTCCCTGTTTGTTGTGACTCTTCTAGTTCTTCACGTTTGATGACCCTGTTTTTATCATCCTTCATACAGTCCACCTCCTCTATTAGTAATTTACCATATTTTATAGTATTATTGTTCAATAATTTCTAGCAGCATAGCTTTCCGCTCAGCAAAAAAACTCTGTGGTAATTCTCCACAGAGTTTGCTTATTTTGAAAAGTCGCCTAAGACCAATACCGCCGCGAGATGCAATGCTCCTTTTCCAGCCTGAAGCCCTTCAGGTCCACCAGCTCGATACTGGAAGTGGATTCCGGCGCATGAATCATCCGCCCGTCACCTGCATAAATGCCTACGTGATGCACCCTGCCCTTCCCCTCTTCATGAGCAAAAAAGAGCAAATCCCCCGCTTCCAAATCCGCCTTCTCCACCAGTAAACCATGTCTGGCTTGATCGGATGCGTCCCGCGGGATGTTAATGCCGAAAGAATGATGCATGTTATACGCAAATCCGGAGCAGTCGTACCCGAACGCGGACATGCCGCCCCAGAGGTAATGGAGCCCGAGAAAGCGGCGGGCTTGCTCAACAATGGTCTGACCGGCAGTGGCGTTCGGCTTGGAATTACCCGACATGTCCTCCATTGAAAATGGAGATGTTCTGCCAGTGTGGAAATTCGGTGATGACCCAGGCACCGGCTCCGCCGAACCCGTAAGGATCCGAACATCGTCCGCCTTAAAGAAGCCGGTTCCTTCCGTTGTCTGCACCTTCACCCAGTCGCCTGCGGCTTCAAGCACCGGGAGCTTCGTCAGGTAGCTCAGCTCCAGCCGCGGCTGCGGCTGCGCCTCCGCGGGCAAACCCCCGCCACCGACCGCCTCCGCGGCACCGTAAAGCCACGCCGTGCCGGCGACCACCTCCGCCCAGGCTGCGCCCGGCGGAGCAACCATCGCCGCAGCCAGCTGCGCGCGCGGCACCCAGCCGGGGTACCCGGCTTCGTGCTGTCGCGTGCTTTGCTGCGGCAAGAGCACCTTAACCCATTGCTCGCGTTCCTCCGCAATGCGTACGGTCACCCCATAAAGCGCCTGCGTCTGCACCCGGTTCGACGCGCACAGATCCAGTCTGTCCGCTATCGTCATCGCGGACAGCCACTCCCGGATGCCGGCCGGCCGCGCCAGGGCCGGAGCATCCAGCGCCCGCGGGGACTCCGGTGTCGTCCACACCGTGGCTACGGACACCGCTACCGTCATTTGCCGCATTTCATGTTCGTCAGCGTTCATCATCACGCCCTCCTCGCCTAGAGGCTATATCTTTCATCTCCTGCTGTTCTGCGCTCACCCTCTACGCCTGGCTTTAACCTTAATCCTCGCCTTCCACTTTCCTGCGCCATTTCCCTCTTCTTTACGTTTCGACAAAATATTGCCCGGGCAATATCTCGCTCATTCCTCGCTTCACTCAACCTTTACGAGCTACATCCCCGCCCCGACCGAAGAATGCCGGAGCACATCCCGAATGCCCAGCCCCGCTTCCTGCGGAAACGTCATCCGCCGGCCGTCATACTGCACGCCGCCGACCACAATGTCGTTCATCAACATCAGCGGCGCGTCGAAGTCGAAACGGGTGATGTTTTTTTTGCTTGCCGCCAAGTGGGCTGCCGCCGTGACCGCCACCCTTGACTCAATCATGCTCCCCACCATACATTCCACGCCGCATTCCTCCGCGAGATGGTTAATCATCTGCGCCTTATAGATCCCGCCCGACTTCATCAGCTTAATGTTGATCAGATCCGCGGCCCGACGCTTCAGCACTTCAAACGCCTGCCCCGGCGAAAACACGCTCTCATCCGCCATAATCGGCGTTTCCACCGCATCCGTGACCGCCTTCAAACCCTCGATATCATGCGCCTTTACCGGTTGCTCCACCAGCTCAATGTCCAGACCCAGATCCTCCATCCGGCGTATGGCGCGCACCGCGTCCTTCACCTGCCAGCCTTGATTCGCATCCACGCGGATCTTCACAGCGGGCCCTACGCACCGGCGAATTTCCTCCATCCGAGCAATGTCCTCGGCCATACTGTCCTTGCCCACCTTGATCTTCAACACATTAAAGCCGTCCTGCACATACCTGACCGCATCCTCACCCATTTCCTTCGGCGAGTTCACGCTGACCGTGAAATTTGTTTCAAGCTCATCCTTGTATCCGCCCAAAAACTGATAGAGCGGCAATCCGCAGCACTGCGCAATCAGATCGTACACCGCCATGTCCACGGCGGCTTTGGCGCTTGAACTGCCGATCATGGATTGGTGTACCGCTTGCAGAATCCGCTCATAGCCGCGTACATCCTGCCCGATCAATAGCGGTTTGAACGTATTCTCAATTGCCGCATGGATCCCTTCCAGACTATCGCCCGTAATCACAATCGTGGAAGGAGCCTCGCCCCATCCCGCGCGTCCATCCTCGGTTGCCAGCCTGACGATGATCGATTCGGCATGATATACCGTGCGAAGCGCGGTTTTGAACGGCTTGATTAGCGGCGTGGATTGCCTCATGATTTCTATATTTTCAATAATCATCGTATGTAGTCCTCCTTAGGCGTAAGTCCCGGGCTCATGACATTCCAGCCGCTTCTCGTACGTGTTCATGGTTGCTTCGATGCCGAGCGGTAACGCGATATTCGGTGAACAGTGTCCGATGCGGAATCCCGCCATGACCGGCTTGCCTGCAGCAACGATGTGATCCTGTATGACCTCATCCAGTGATAATGACACTTTCCGCTTCCTCGGCGCACAGTTGTTGAAATCGCCGATCACCATCCCGGCCGCGTCCGCAAACTTCCCGGCTAACCGCAATTGGTTCAGCATCCGGTCGATCCGATACGGTTCCTCATCAATATCTTCTATGAACAGCAACGCTCCGGTGGTGTCGATTTCATATGGCGTGCCCAGCGTGCTCACGATTAACGATAAATTCCCGCCAATCAACGGGCCCGAAGCGACACCTTCCACCAGTACATCCAAAGGCGCGATTTCTTCCGTATAACACAATACCCCCGGCTGAACCAGGAGTTGCAAATTCTGAACGGTGAGTGGATTCACATCCATTTTGCACAAATCAATCATCATCGGTCCATGAAACGTCACTAAACCCGACAATTTGCCAATCGCCGCATGCAGGAACGTAATATCGCTATATCCCCAGAACACTTTCGGATTCGCCCGTATCATCTCATAATCGAGTCGATCGGCGATTCGGGGCGTACCATACCCGCCCCGCGCGCACAAGATCGCATGAATCCCCGGATCAGCGAACATCGCGTTCAACTCCTCCGCCCGCTCCGCGTCCGTTCCCGACAAGTACCCGTGCTGCTTCAACACCGTATTTCCTACTTGCACCCGTAATCCCAGCTGTTCCAAATAAGCCGCAGCCGACTTCATCTGCTCCCAGTCCCCGGGACTTGCAGGCGCTGTGATTCCCACGGTATTTCCCGGGACTAATGCCCGCGGTTTGATCCGATGTACGCTCATAGATGTCCTCATTTCTGCCCAATTCTCTAGAAAAAAAGGGGAAGCCACCCTAAAGGCGCACACCCCTTATTTCCTAATTGATTATGATTTCAAATCGGTCCACTTAAAGTCGATAAATCCGAACGGATGACGGACCACACCTTCAAGTTTCTCCGTTTGCATGTACACGGTGTTGTAGAAATATAACGGGAGCACAGGGGCCTCATCCATCAAAATCTTCTCCGCATCATGCAGCATCTGGAACCGTTTCGGTTCATCTGGTTCATTATATGCGTCTTTAATCAATTTATCATACGCCGCGTTGACCCAGCCTGTCCGGCTGAACGGGTTGGTGGACTGGAAACCGTCCAGGAAGTTGATCGGATCGGCAAAGTCCGGCAGGAACGAAGAGCGGGAGAGTTGCAGCTGCAGTTTCTTTTGCTCATCGGATAATACCTTGCTTTCCTTGTTCGCCAGCTTCACATCGACGCCCAGATTGTCTTTGAACATCGCTTGCAGCGCCTGAGCCACCCGTTGGGAAACGTCGTTCGTGTTGTAAGTCAGGGTCACTTCCGGCAGTGTCGTGTAACCCGCTTCTTTCATACCTTTGTCCAAAAGAGTCTTCGCTTCCGCCGCGTCAAACTTGATCAAATCCCCGCCGACTTCGCGGAAATCCTTGCCGGACGGCTCGATCAGCCCCGGGGAAACGAAGGCCACCGCTGGCTTCTGCTTCTGCTTCAGTACCAGATCCACCAGCTGCTGCCTGTCCACCGCGGCCACAAACGCTTTACGGATGTTCGCATTTTTGAACGGCTCTTTCGTTACGTTGAAACGGTAGAAGGCGACGCCCGCGCTTTCTTCCACGGTCACCTTCTTCTCTGCGAACAATTGGTCGCTGAGGTCGGCCGGAATGGAGCCTGTCGTATGCAGCTCGCCCGTTGAGTACAGTTGGTAGGCAGTGTTGGCGTCATTGACCATTTTGAACGTAAGTCCGTCCAGCTTCACATTCGCTGCATCCCAGTATTGGTCGTTCTTTACCATCTTCAGTTCGCTGTCGTGGGCCCATTCCTTGATGGTGAACGGTCCGTTGCTCACGATCGTTGCGGCTTCACCGGCCCAAGCGGCATTGCCTTCCACTGTTGCTTTGTGCACCGGGAAGAACGCCGGGCTGGCTACCATGTTAATCAACCAGGAAGCAGGCTGAGCCAGGGTAACTTCAAGGGTTTTCTCGTTGACCGCTTTAATCATGACGCCGTCCGCTGCGCCCTTACCGGAATTGAACGCTTCAGCGCCTTGAATCGGATATGCCAGGAAAGCCGCATCCGAAGCCGTTGCCGGATCCAACAGCCGCTTCCATGCGAATTCGAAATCCGCCGCGGTCACAGGGTCGCCGTTGCTCCATTTGATACCGTCGCGCAGGTTAAATGTGTATTTCAGGCCATCCGCCGCAATCGTCCAGTCCTTCGCCATCGCGGCTTCCGGCTTCTGGTCTTTGCCCAGGCGGGTCAGGCCTTCAAAGGCATTGTTCACGACGTCGTAGGATACTTGATCGAAACCGATCGGAGGATCCAGGGAAGTCGGTTCGCGCGTGTTGTTATACATGACAATTTTGGCTTCCGCCTCCGCTGTTTTCTCTTCTTTCGCCTGCTCTTTGTTATTTCCCGCCGGCGTGTTGCCGTTGTCGGTTGTGTTGTTATTGCTGTTGCAGCCTGCCAACACAGCTCCGAGTACGAACGTTAAGACGATCACCCATACCGATAGTTTTTTCATTCGTTTTGTTCTCTCCTCTTAATGATTTATTTGTATTTCTATCGCACAGCCGCAACATAAGCCTTCTTCGCGGGTGGCTGGGATATTCGCTTGGCTCTCGGATCTTGCAACCAACAGGCAACCGTGTGATGCCCGCTCAATCCGGTGTTATCGGGTTGGTATACGCCGCAAACTTCCATGGCATGACTGCATCGCGCGGCGAAAGCGCAGCCTTGCGGCGGAGCGAACAAGTCCGGCGGGGTGCCGCCGATCGGCTTGAGCGGTTGGGACCGATCCATATCCAGCCGCGGAATGGAATCCAGCAGGCCTTGGGTGTACGGATGCTGCGGGTTGTAGAACAGCTCGTGCACCGTGCCGCTCTCGACAACTTTGCCGGCGTACATCACATTCACGCGATCCGCGATGTTGGCTACAACGCCGAGGTCATGCGTGATAATGAGGATGGCTACGCCTGTTTTCTTCTGCAGGAACTTGAACAAATCAATAATCTGCGCCTGAATCGTTACATCCAGCGCCGTAGTCGGCTCATCGGCGATGAGAATGGACGGGTTGCATACCGAGGCGATCGCGATCATCATGCGTTGCCTCATCCCGCCGCTGAACTCGTGCAGGTATTGCTTGAGGCGCATCTCCGGGTTGGAGATGCCCACAAGACCCAACATCTCGATCGCCTGTTTGCGCGCGGCCGAACGGGAAAGCTTCTGATGGCGGATGATGCCTTCCATTATCTGTTCCCCGATGGATAGGGTGGGGTTGAGCGCCGTCATCGCGTCTTGAAAGATCATGGAGATTTCGGAGCCGCGAAGCTCCCTCATCTGCTTCTCGCTCAGCTGGGTCAGCTCCCGGCCTTTGTAGCGAATGCTGCCCTGGTCGATGCTGGAGCTGTGCGGCGGCAGAAGGCGCATCACGCTGCGCGCGGTGACGCTCTTGCCGCAGCCGGATTCGCCTACGATGGCGAAGGTTTCGCCCTTGCGCAAAGTGAAGCTGACACCGCGAACCGCTTGCACGCGGCCGCCGTGCGTGGTGAAGGAGACGTGCAGGTTCTCGACTTCAAGCAGCAGGTCGGATGCTGTTGTTCCCTTGATGTCGTTCAAGTTTTCCAAACCCCTCGATTTCTTCGGGTCCTTCAGGTCCTTCAGGTCCTTCAGGTCCTTCGGATTCGTTATGTCGTTCAAGTTTTCCATGCGCTTACCTCCTCAGCTTCGGATTGAAGGCGTCTTGCAAGCCGTCACCCAGCAGATTGAACGCCAGCATCGTGATGGAGATGAAGAACGCCGGGAAGAACAGCCGCCACCATTGTCCGGACAGGATCGTTGTCAACCCGTCGTTCGCCATCACGCCCCAGCTCGCCATCGGCGGTTGGATGCCGAGACCGAGGAAGCTCAGGAACGCTTCCGCGAAGATCGCCGACGGCACGGAGAACGTGACCTGGACGATGATGACGCCCATGGCGTTAGGCAGCAGATGCTTGCGGATAATCTGGCTCGGGGAAGATCCGAGCGCTCTGGCCGCGAGCACGTATTCCGAGCTCTTCAGGCTTAGCACCTGGCCCCGCACGATCCGGGCCATTCCAATCCAGCCCGTAGCGCTTAGCGCGATAATAATGGTGAGCAGCCCCGGGCCCATAATGACCATCAGCAGAATAACAATCAGCAGGTAGGGAATGCCGTACAGCAGATCCACGAACCGCATCATGATGTTATCAATACGACCTCCGGCATAACCGGAAATGCCTCCGTACACAATGCCGATCAGGAAGTCGATCAGCGCCGCCATCAAGCCGATGAACAGCGAAATTCGCGCGCCGTAGAGAATCCGGGCATACACATCGCGCCCTAACTCATCCGTGCCGAACCAATGCGCGGCGGATGGCTTCTGATTTCCTTCCAGCAGCACCTGTTTGGAATAGCTTTGGTCCGTCAGATACGGTCCCGCCACAGCAAGCACCGCAATCAGCACAATCAAAATCAATCCGAGCATCGCCAGCTTGTTCTTGAGCAGCCGTGTCCAGGCTTCCTGCCAGAAGGTCATTCGCGGACGAACGATGGCTTCCCCCATCCCGGCTCGCGGTTGCATCGGTACGAATAATGAATCCGGAACGTTCATGGTCAGGCCTCCCTTCGGTGAAGCTTAATGCGGGGATCAATGAATCCGTAGGCGACATCCACCAGAAACATCATGAACACCAACAGCGCGCTATAGAACACCGTTGTGCCCATAATTAATGAATAATCACGGTTGTTGATACCGTCCACGAAATACTTGCCCATCCCCGGAATCGCAAAAATCTTCTCAATCACGAAACTCCCGGTCAACACGTTAGCCACCAAAGCCCCAAGCAATGTGACCACGGGCAAAATCGCGTTACGCAACGCATGCTTGACGATAATGCTGAACGGCGACAGCCCTTTGGCCCGCGCCGTTTCAATGTAATCTTCCGTCAGCACTTCCAGCATGTTCGCGCGGGTCAAGCGCGCGATGATGGCAAGCGGACCGGTCGAGAGCGCTAAGGCCGGAAGAATGACATGCTTCCAGCTCCCCCACATCGCGACCGGCAACAGCTTCCATTCCACCGCGACGTACTTGATGAGGAGCGTCGCTACAACAAAGTTAGGCACCGTGATGCCGATCACGGCAAAGATCATCGCCATGTAATCGATGATGCCGTTGCGGCGTAACGCCGCCAGGGTTCCCAGCAGCACGCCGGAAACGACGGCGAATCCGATGGACACCATCCCCAGCTTGAACGATACCGGAAAACCCCGTTCAATCATGGAATTCACCGTATTGGGGAAATGGCCGATGGACGGACCCAAATCCAACTGCAGCAAGGACTTCAGATATAACACATATTGTACCGAAACCGGTTTGTCCAAATTGTAAAATTCCATCATGTTCTGCACCGCGGTCGGATTCGAATTCCGCCCGTCTTTCTCAAACGGAGACCCGGGTACCGTATGCATCAGAAAGAACGTTACGGTAATGATCAGCCATAAGGTGACAATCATGGAGATAAATCTGCGAAGTATGTATTGTGCCATGCTATGCCCTCACCTCACCCGTTTAGTTAACAGAAATTCGTACGCATCGCCAGCTCCGTCATGACCAGCATCGCTTGGTAAGCCTCAAGGATATCCTTGGCCTGAAAAGAGACGACGGGACGGTTCCCCTCCAGGGTGGTGCCCGGCATCAGATGAGCCCATTCGGCCTGGCCGTAGTTGGCGAATTCGATTGTCAGCAGCGGACGGTCCGGCGGTACGAGCGGCTTTACGCGTTCGCGGCTCGCCAGCGCTTCCTTCGTCTTCGCCTGCAGGAGTTCGCCGCTCTTGGCCGGTGTCAGACTCAGCGCCGAGGTGCGGGAGATGCGCTTCTTGACCACAGCCGTCGTGACGCCGGGGATCAGCGCTTCCGCTTCCAAGGCGGTTTCGTCATCGCCCGCCACCAGCAGCACCGGTACGCCGTAATGTCCTGCCACGTAAGCGTTAAAGCCCAGCTCGCCCACGGCGACATCGTTGATGTACATGTTCCGGACGCCGAAAATCATGGTGTGGCTCAGCACGCCCTTCGTGGCCGCCATCG
Protein-coding sequences here:
- a CDS encoding glycosyltransferase family protein, with translation MKTEITIIYPPAIDYQFMHQRPHQMMKAFAQAGANVVFINPADLFPQHEPVIQPYPELPDFRVIHRSVDYKPYIRGKVVFWCAVNQGWFIDSNDHDLAVFDSCDLAADEFSAWHQLVPVMERKTAITFASAQAIYNEHASRGIRTVLLPNAADYEHFKSAAQRLSRPSDLPQTKDEPLIGYYGAVTSWMDLEMVYAVAERYPVVLIGANRLYDLEVKHPRVTKLEMKSYEELPGYLSWFDAALIPFRLTPMIEGCDPVKFYEYSSAGKPVIASDMPELRKFGNLAYITNVTNAPDTVARALADNHEVKVRQRQRMAFRNSWINRARYALFVMINQLSVNQLARKGGVRNENVEVKEGHTR
- a CDS encoding CgeB family protein, which gives rise to MRILFLNWAPIITFGLAAGFQQLGHEVEILRPEEDSTEGMLHRIAACKPDVLLTEGGVGREDVIFPVLEQSGISHVYWGIEDPVAYNLSLAYGKRSVLTLTTHREWLQEIYEPAGVEAICIPFACNPAFHRKGLLRPEFHHELVFVGNNYENHPHRIEGHRILFDACLQADLPLVFYGDDNWVNGKLGYQVPPNAYKGYFGYLDWPDLCASSAFILGVHSIGNSSTMQSMRTFEVLGCGGFFLTQHTPAIEHMFENHKHLVWTQSPEETVELVRYYQARPDAMKRIRTEGQNHAYANHTYRHRAEDIVARLGALTGLR
- a CDS encoding class I SAM-dependent methyltransferase; its protein translation is MGTEDSRFFKVSDPHSDEVLFRIPHYWWSRLYEYEWAKNFVRPGDVVLDAACGIDHPFKFYLTTVTDQVYACDIDPRIVMPEQVIESMRGSFFGAEAAEVVRNQYVDRVQFAHADLTRLPYADASFDRVFCISVLEEMPAQACLSALKEFRRVLRPDGLVVLTFDYPNIDLALLREQLEEADLAVAGPVDWELPEDALYTEMWGGLYCFRALLKRK
- a CDS encoding C40 family peptidase, giving the protein MNADEHEMRQMTVAVSVATVWTTPESPRALDAPALARPAGIREWLSAMTIADRLDLCASNRVQTQALYGVTVRIAEEREQWVKVLLPQQSTRQHEAGYPGWVPRAQLAAAMVAPPGAAWAEVVAGTAWLYGAAEAVGGGGLPAEAQPQPRLELSYLTKLPVLEAAGDWVKVQTTEGTGFFKADDVRILTGSAEPVPGSSPNFHTGRTSPFSMEDMSGNSKPNATAGQTIVEQARRFLGLHYLWGGMSAFGYDCSGFAYNMHHSFGINIPRDASDQARHGLLVEKADLEAGDLLFFAHEEGKGRVHHVGIYAGDGRMIHAPESTSSIELVDLKGFRLEKEHCISRRYWS
- a CDS encoding dipeptide epimerase — its product is MIIENIEIMRQSTPLIKPFKTALRTVYHAESIIVRLATEDGRAGWGEAPSTIVITGDSLEGIHAAIENTFKPLLIGQDVRGYERILQAVHQSMIGSSSAKAAVDMAVYDLIAQCCGLPLYQFLGGYKDELETNFTVSVNSPKEMGEDAVRYVQDGFNVLKIKVGKDSMAEDIARMEEIRRCVGPAVKIRVDANQGWQVKDAVRAIRRMEDLGLDIELVEQPVKAHDIEGLKAVTDAVETPIMADESVFSPGQAFEVLKRRAADLINIKLMKSGGIYKAQMINHLAEECGVECMVGSMIESRVAVTAAAHLAASKKNITRFDFDAPLMLMNDIVVGGVQYDGRRMTFPQEAGLGIRDVLRHSSVGAGM
- a CDS encoding S66 peptidase family protein — its product is MSVHRIKPRALVPGNTVGITAPASPGDWEQMKSAAAYLEQLGLRVQVGNTVLKQHGYLSGTDAERAEELNAMFADPGIHAILCARGGYGTPRIADRLDYEMIRANPKVFWGYSDITFLHAAIGKLSGLVTFHGPMMIDLCKMDVNPLTVQNLQLLVQPGVLCYTEEIAPLDVLVEGVASGPLIGGNLSLIVSTLGTPYEIDTTGALLFIEDIDEEPYRIDRMLNQLRLAGKFADAAGMVIGDFNNCAPRKRKVSLSLDEVIQDHIVAAGKPVMAGFRIGHCSPNIALPLGIEATMNTYEKRLECHEPGTYA
- a CDS encoding peptide ABC transporter substrate-binding protein yields the protein MKKLSVWVIVLTFVLGAVLAGCNSNNNTTDNGNTPAGNNKEQAKEEKTAEAEAKIVMYNNTREPTSLDPPIGFDQVSYDVVNNAFEGLTRLGKDQKPEAAMAKDWTIAADGLKYTFNLRDGIKWSNGDPVTAADFEFAWKRLLDPATASDAAFLAYPIQGAEAFNSGKGAADGVMIKAVNEKTLEVTLAQPASWLINMVASPAFFPVHKATVEGNAAWAGEAATIVSNGPFTIKEWAHDSELKMVKNDQYWDAANVKLDGLTFKMVNDANTAYQLYSTGELHTTGSIPADLSDQLFAEKKVTVEESAGVAFYRFNVTKEPFKNANIRKAFVAAVDRQQLVDLVLKQKQKPAVAFVSPGLIEPSGKDFREVGGDLIKFDAAEAKTLLDKGMKEAGYTTLPEVTLTYNTNDVSQRVAQALQAMFKDNLGVDVKLANKESKVLSDEQKKLQLQLSRSSFLPDFADPINFLDGFQSTNPFSRTGWVNAAYDKLIKDAYNEPDEPKRFQMLHDAEKILMDEAPVLPLYFYNTVYMQTEKLEGVVRHPFGFIDFKWTDLKS
- a CDS encoding ABC transporter ATP-binding protein, with amino-acid sequence MENLNDITNPKDLKDLKDLKDPKKSRGLENLNDIKGTTASDLLLEVENLHVSFTTHGGRVQAVRGVSFTLRKGETFAIVGESGCGKSVTARSVMRLLPPHSSSIDQGSIRYKGRELTQLSEKQMRELRGSEISMIFQDAMTALNPTLSIGEQIMEGIIRHQKLSRSAARKQAIEMLGLVGISNPEMRLKQYLHEFSGGMRQRMMIAIASVCNPSILIADEPTTALDVTIQAQIIDLFKFLQKKTGVAILIITHDLGVVANIADRVNVMYAGKVVESGTVHELFYNPQHPYTQGLLDSIPRLDMDRSQPLKPIGGTPPDLFAPPQGCAFAARCSHAMEVCGVYQPDNTGLSGHHTVACWLQDPRAKRISQPPAKKAYVAAVR
- a CDS encoding ABC transporter permease — protein: MNVPDSLFVPMQPRAGMGEAIVRPRMTFWQEAWTRLLKNKLAMLGLILIVLIAVLAVAGPYLTDQSYSKQVLLEGNQKPSAAHWFGTDELGRDVYARILYGARISLFIGLMAALIDFLIGIVYGGISGYAGGRIDNIMMRFVDLLYGIPYLLIVILLMVIMGPGLLTIIIALSATGWIGMARIVRGQVLSLKSSEYVLAARALGSSPSQIIRKHLLPNAMGVIIVQVTFSVPSAIFAEAFLSFLGLGIQPPMASWGVMANDGLTTILSGQWWRLFFPAFFISITMLAFNLLGDGLQDAFNPKLRR